In the Bos mutus isolate GX-2022 chromosome 10, NWIPB_WYAK_1.1, whole genome shotgun sequence genome, tccctgggtggagaagatctcgtggagaagggaatggcaacccactccagtattcttgcctggagaatgtcatggacagaggagcctggcaggctacagtccaaggggttgtaaagagttgaaattactgaagcaacttagcacgcaggcacagGGCATCAAATCTTGTGTCATGAACACTTACTTAGCTTCAGAACATTTCAGAATTTGCCATGTTAAGATAAGTGCTTATCTACTTGCTCCTCCATTTTTGAATAAAGTCAGTAGGTTCAAGACTCTAGGACAGTGGTTCTTAAGTGGCTGACAACATAGTCACTTGGGGAAATTTCAGCCCTACTTCTAATAGGACAAACAAGATTCTTAAGGGGAGGGGCCTAAGCATTTGTTTGTAAACCACCCAGATGATTCTAATGACATTATAAACCATGAGTATAAGATTAACTGAAAATACCAGGAAAGGTAGCCCAGGAAGTTTGGGAATAGTAGTAACAAACAATTCTGCTTTCTTCTGGACCTCCCTGAATTGCTAATACAATGTTTGGTGACTAGTATGGAATAATGGTAATTTCTCCATGTTGCCTTGATTGAAGACCGTTGAACCCATAACCCAGTACAGACAGCTGCTTGAGCACTGTGATCAAGCACCCTAATAATGCTGTAGAATTATTCTACAGTTCTAAAAACTGTAGAACTCAATACAGTACAGTTTGAATGTGATCAAAAAAATGTTTGGAGGTGAAAACTGATCACCTAGTAATTGTTAGAAAGATAATCTCTCAAATAATTAAACAGTAATAACGGaaacaattcattttaaaaaacattttgaaaatattttgaaacaaaagcAATCAATAATCTTCTCTCAGCTTCATGCTTGTTTCTACATactatttacatttaagtcttctgcttcttaaaaaaatgaaaataatttaggcATTCTTTTTTTGACATAATATTTTTCTTACCAATGCCATTTCTCCTGTATTTGGAATCCACGGCTAACATGGCTATATAACCTCTGCGGAACATCTTTTTGTGCATATCCAACTTGCAAACGATGGCACCTACACACTCCTCCCCTACCATggccttaaaaataaacaaacagttaCAAAGAATACATTGCCATTGCCATTAAGTACTGCACAATTACCCAGGGAAAGAGCAACCAACCACTGGTCAGTGTTTTTGGAGGAGGAAGAAATAATGAGAATTTTAGCGAGAGCAATCACAGAAATTTCAGAAATCTAAATCCCAGAACTCCTTCATATattctagttttaaaatatttcaacattcTTTACAACATGAATTTCTTATGCTCATTATTAAAGCCTATCATTATATAGGGGGAAAATAAATTTCCACATAGTAAACATTCAAGTACTTTATAAGAGGTGCTTATAATCAATTGCAATAAAGACCTATATGTTTAAGATTTGGGAAAGAGGAAacgtgaaaataatttttttaagaaaaagtcttTTCATTAGATATTATAATGTGAAACTTATCAACAGAGTACAACAAATTTATGTTCAATCATGATGAAGTTTTAGCAAAGACAGATAGAAGACATTTATACCTGAATAGCAGAGTTAGATTTtgatcaggaaaataaaaaaactaaaagattttCAGAAAAAGGATTGTTTTTAAGGTATTCCCTAGATCCTACTCAAGCAGTTTTGTTACTGAGGGACTATAAAAACTAGATATATAATGGTCTCATTTTTAGGACTCTCCTGACAGTGTGAGTCATTACCGTAAAGCTCATAGAATATCTGAAACTCAAAGTTTCATATTAAAGTAAAAGCTTAATTTTTACAGAGCTtcctatttcaataaaaatgtacaGTCTTCCAGACAGAgactatatattaaataaaagctAATCAGCctccattttcattaaaatttccaGTATCACCAGTGAAAGCATGCTTTTCCAGCATTCCATCCCTGACAAGAAGTTCCAGTTAAATACTGTATTCTGGTAAATATAAAAGGGCAACAGCTCCAATTGTTTAATGTATCAGATAGAAATACCTTGCTAATATAAAGAGCcctcattttaataaaaaatgaaagtttcaAATCATCtctaaataaaattcatttttcagaaATGATTGTAACAACAAAAACCAggaatgggttaaaaaaaaaatcaataagcaaAGCCCAACATATACTTAATACCTCTTTTATCTTGAATTTGTTATGACTTGTTCTTAGTTCATCATTCTATAAATTGATTAAAAAGCCTTTTTTTCCAACTGCGGAGAAATCTTTAGGCAAGATAATTCTAATCCATTTCACGCAAGCCTAAACTAGGTCAGAAAAATCCTTTTGAAGAgacatcaattttatttatttaactgaagtacagttgatttaacTGCAGCTGATTTACTTTGAAAGGATATTAAATTCAATGATTCACAttaattcatttctgttttatcaaCACAATCCAAAATTACTTGGGGCCAGTAAACCTCTAAAAttgttattgctatttttattcaTGATAAATCAACTTGgttctttcaaaattcttttggaaacaaaaatttttttctgtacgaagtactgaaatatatacaaaagttGCCTGTTTGAACAGCATTTTCTGACTTGGACATAACTTActtcaaatatatgtgtgtgtggtgtctgtcTGTATATGTTAGAGATAAGATGGtacattaaagaaaatttggCCTGACCTCATAAGCTAGGGGAAATGGAAATCTAGACAAATCTATGATACAAAATTGTAGGACACTTAGATTTCACAGTTAATAAACCAtccaaaagaggaaaaattaaaaccactagCACACAACTAGACAATACTTTCAAACTGGATAGCCATTTCAAACAAATCTTTGTCCTCTGACCAAGAAAGTAATTAGCAAAGTATCATATGAGTTCTCTCTTGGGCTAGGTTGATTTCTTACGAATCAagaatctgaaggaaaaaaatcaaactgtaaacatcatttaaaaataaaagtccaatATATGATACACAGTTATTAGTAAGATGTTGGTACTGAGGAAGGTTAATGCTGTATTTTCTCCTGACAAACTGTTGatgaatatacacacaaaaatcacTAAACTGCATGTCAATTTTTTCCAGATAAAAGCTTCTGTATCTACATTTGGAACTCTTGCTATTAAAATGTGTTCATGTTTTTCAAGGATGGGAACTGAAAAATTTCAGGCAAGATTAAAATTTAACTCTAAAAGGTCAAATGCTTATCAATCTATGGAACTTGAAAAACATAAGTTGTGTGAAATAGATTCCCAAATTCCAGAATACCACaaacagcaaaacagaaaaagctggaaatttaaatttagaaCAAATAACAGAAGTACTATAGAATATCACTGGTAAGAAGTTCAAAAAGGCAACAACAACTGAAAATACTATGAACTCAAAAGAGACAGAGGTAAATTAGCTAAGAACAGAGTAAATGATAGTGTCCCTATTTGTACAGAACCATACTTTCACATGTTACAATTATTAGGAAGAATCGTTAAAAACCATTTTTGTTAGTCAAATATGGTCAAGGATTGGTGATTTTCTAAGGAACAACCTTATATACTCCATTTGATCCACTGCAGGTTACTTAAGGAAACCAGGAACATTCTGGAGACTTCTAGTCTCTTGAGATTGATGTTCTCAAGGACAACTATTCCTTGGCGAAGCATAACTTGGGACACAGGATCTTGGCTGAATTAGTCAAGAGTATGTCATTTTTCAAGTTCTTAGTTGTTTCCATAATAAGaggccaggagacctgggttctagctTTATATCTCTGGACACAAAATACCTGGAGACTTGAACATTTCAAGTCTCTCtggtctttcattttttttcattaaaaaaaaaaaaaagaggttgaaCTAGATTATATCTGGGatcctttataattttaaaatggtatgacttgaaataaacatacatttatatttgttttaaattagttCTCATGAgaaattcaaaaatttttaattccaaTATAAAGGCCCCAGTTCCAAATGGTCTGTTTAACCACTGTTTTATGTTCAATACTCCAGTTTCATACTTGTATTAGTAAATCTTATAGGTCAACTACTGTGTATATCACTATTCCTAGATATTCAGAATTTAATGTTAAACAAATTAGCTATTAAGGGCTAAAGTTCAATTAGCTGGTGAACTGGGAGGAGTGTATGTATAATCAAAGTAAAGTTTACTAATATCCAGTTTATCAGACTCTAAAATGGCAGACAAGTTGAGGTAATACCAGAACTTAAAAGTTGACTATCATACATACACAACTATCTTCTGGAATtaacaaaaatacacacacacaccatttcaaTTTAAAGTGTAACTAAACTGTATGCTTTTGTGAGTTAACTTACAATCAATCTACAATCTTTAGCATTTATACTGGGATTTGATAATCACATTTATAATAATGTTATGAAAACCACTTTCCCATATTCATTGACACAGACATGTCTAAGAACTTCTACTTTGATGCAACAGTCAGAATCCTGTACGAGTAGCtttgtagaatataaaatatttcccagCTTAAACAAACATACTAAACTGAAGTTTAGTGAAGAGAATGCAGAAAACAGCACAACTACCATTACAACAATACAGAGGTTATATTTTGAGATTACCACCAAGCTATGGAATCAGAAAGACAGATTTCTAAAGTATGGTCAGAGCATTTTACAAGGAAGTAACAAGTGAAAGTAAGTCAATTCTAAACAATAAATAATGGTAGTGGCTTTTCCCTTCACATATCATAAAACACTCCTTAAAAGCATGTTGCCTTTCTTCAATAAAATTCAATGGAAACAACATGCTGTGAGCACATGATACAAAGCACATACCTGTAGTCAATATTTAGGTGAAAGGTTTCGTACAGACTGAAATTGGTCAATATTATTGGGAAACTATGGGTACTACCAGTActatgtaagttaaaaaaaaaaaaatatatatatatatatatatattcagcttGTTTGGTAAGCTAAGTCTTTCTTATTCAGATATAAGTAAAAAATTTctgtcaattatatttcacaCAAGCCAGCATTAGTACTAGCATTTTGACATACCTGTGAccaacttcttaaaaaaattatagattaGTAACAATTTCACACTTAGTTTCCTACACTCCCAAAAAAGGTATTTTGCTCAAGTTTCAGGAGTCTTTCAAGCACCAGAAGTGTTAGTATCGCCTTCTGCAACTGTGCACCAGAAAACAGGCTGGCTACAACTGCTAATTGTCCTGTTGAAGTAAAAGGAAACAATCTCCATAATTACGGAATATGCTTGTAAGATTTAATTCTCCAATGTGGCCACAGCAAGTTTACCGACAATCATGTTCACCAAAACATGTTTATGCATACACTCTTCCCTGATTATGGGTGTAATTGAGACATTAATAAGGCCCGTATCTGAACAGAACCATGCGCAAATTAAATGATTGCAAAGTGCTTTGAGGATGAAGGAGGATAATTAAAGACGGTTAAACATGATGATAAGCTAGTGTAAACAGGATACGAGACCCCCAACATGCATCATACTAGCTTACTGCATTTACATCAGTGTCAAGTTGACCCGGATCACGAAGTCTTACCTTTCATACTGTTTcattaaatacctaggagtgtGTACATGCACTTTACATCATGTATCATACTATGAAATGCAGAATACATACATTGACATTCCAGCCCTCACACTCCCTGCCCCGCACGGCCTGGATCTCTGCCGGGTTCACCCGTTTTTCATTCCATCCACTTACCAAGAAGCACAGCTGTGGCCAGTTGTGGATAAAATATCTATAGGTATATATGGAGTAGGGTTCAGACAGATCTTTGGTGATCAGTCTCATGATATCGGGCATTTGTAGCTCGGATTCATATCGGACATAACGTATCGTCCGATCCTCCCCCGGCTCAACCTCCCGGCCTGAGGGGCTCCTTAAACTGCAGCCTGCGGTCAGGGATGAAGCCAGCAGCCGCACCTGctcgtcttcctcctcctcctgctccgtGCCCTCCGCCAGTCCATTGCGGGCCGCCGCGGGATCGCTCGCCGCCGCTGCCTCTGCCGGGCTGGGGAGCGCAGTTCTTGCATTACTGGGGAGGCAGTGAGGGGGGCTCTCGCCCGAGTGTACCCCGGCTCCTTTTGTTGCAGTCGCTCTGGGGCCACCGTCGGGGGTGGCCGCGATCGTGGCCGCCTCGGCCGAGCTCAAAACCTTGCTCTTGAGGGAGGCGGCCGCCCGGAGGTGCCGCAGTTCGGGGTTGATCAATCCGTTGAGCTGCAGCTGCTCCTGCGGCGGCTGAGGGCAGCGGAGGCACGGATGCCCCTTGGCCGCCGCCTCGCCGCCCGCCGGGCTCCCGCCGCAGCCGCCGCCTTCGTGCTCCTCGTCGTCCTCCTCGTCCTCGCTGCAGCAGGCGAGGGCGGCCCCCGCCGAGAAGGGACAGCGGGGCTCGGCCGCGGCCGAGGCCGAAGGTGCTGGTGGTGGGAGGAGGCTGCTAGGCCCAGGCGGTACCTCCGCCATCCTAGAGGCGACACAGACCGAGAGGGGAGGCCATGAGACCCGGCGGACGAACGCGGAGCAGAGGAAGCCGAGGGCGGGGGGTGGCGGGAGTAGGGGGGGAAACAAAGGCAGAAACCGTCCCTAACAGAGCTGGCCCCCCAATTCCGCGCCACCCCCCGCCCCGTCTCTTCAGCGCCGCCCAGCTGCTCAGCCGGCCACCGTCCCTGTCCGCCCGCGCCCATCCGCCAGCCCTGTCACCCGCGGCCCCTCCCCGTCCCCTCCGCGCGGCTCACCCCGCACAGGTCCCCGCCGCCACTGCCGccactcctcttcctcctcagccgccgccgcctccctcGCCGCCGCGGCTGCCTCCGCCGCCGCCAAGGCTCACACTCAGCCGCCGTCGCCGTAAAGCGCCTCGGCTGTTACCCCGGGTAAAGTTTCCTGGGCCTGGCTTTACGACACTTCCCTGCCTGCCGGCTGCCGGGCCGAGGGAAAGGGGCGTGGAGGGAGGTGACCTGTGGAGGGGAGGGGCGAAGGTGTCTCCCGAGGCCCGGTGGCGGCTGCGTGCTAGTGGGTGGGGCTGTAGGGCAGGGAAGTTGCAGAGGGCTTGGGAGTCACCAGCCTTAAACCCACCATCTTCGGCCTTGCGGGCTGCTCGGCCCGCGGACCTTGCAGAGCCCGGGAAGGATGGGCCAGACTGGCGCTCCCACGAAGCTGCCGCAAAGCTCACCCGCTCTGGGCCTGCTCCCCGGGCCTTGGACCAATCTTCTAAAAATGCTTTTCCTCAGCTGTACTACGTTTAACCTTTGCTCTGACGTGGGGTAGGGGGAGGGTTACCCGTGTCCCTTAAAAATGGAGCAATCAGGAGAGAAAAATCCCCGAAAAGGAGAGGAAGTTTAAAACTTTGAACTGTGAAAATTATGAGAATGACTGAGGAAAACTGGTTCGTTTGCAACGTGAATTTAGTCTTTGCCTCTTTGAGGCAAGAGAAAGTTGACAGGTagtccttttcctctctccttcgtTCTTTATCCCTTTCACCCCGCCCAGGAAGACTGGAAGTAAATGGGATTAACAGGTGTTCGGCAGCTGTAAAGACACCTGGGGAAAATTAGAGATGTTGAAAGAGAATGACAATGGCTAAGAAGCACATTCCTAAACTTGTGAACCGAATTGTGATAGGTGAGAAGCACCGGCCAAAAGGTGTCCTGAACCTGCCCCCGCCCCGCTCTGCCCTCTCTGCCAAGTCATCTGCCAGTGCGGaggcaaagggaaaagaactGCCCTCCGCGCCAGAGCGCGAGGCTCTGCTCTTTCGGCTCTGGTCCACAGCCGCGATGTTCAGTCCCTCTGTTCTAAGAGGAGCGCAGGTAGTGTAACGCACCAGCACACGGAGCAAGTTAAGTTTTTTAGGCTTAATGTAGAGCTGGGCACGTGTGCAATAGATGGATGTTTTCAGAGATATAATTCTCTGACTGTAATTTTTGCCATAATCTAAACTAAAAAAATAGGATACAGTGTAGCATAGCTGTTAGATAAAATTGTTAGCTTCCCTCTCACTAAAGACGTTAAAGAAAAACTTCCACCTATCTAGAAGgacaaaggcttcccaggtggctcagtggtaaagaacccagtaggacaggtgggttcaatcccaggactggaaagatccactggaggaggaaatggcaaccctctgcagtattcttgcctgagaaatcccatggacagaggggcctggtggactacagtctggtAGGAGTCACGAAAGAGAAACGACTTACATTCTAAACAACAATCTAGGTCAACCTATAGTGATAATAATAACATAATGTGTTACTTGGGCTAGGCACTGTCCTaaatatattatgtgtatttattaactcttttatagttttttatagaaatacatttatgggacttccctggcaatgcagtgattaagaatccaccttccaacacaggggaccTTGGTtccattcttggtcagggaaataggatcccacatgctaaggggcaactaagccctcctgcctcaactagagagaagcccaggcaccatgATGAAGATCCGGTGTGCCACAATGAGACCTGACACagcaatataataaatatatgtcttttttaaaaataaatcatatgtgGACAAATAGACATGCAGAAACTTATTTCAGCCTTGTCTATAGTAggaatggtggtggtgatggtttagtcactaagtcgtgtccaactcttgtgaccccatggatgtagcctgccagtctcctctggccatgggattttccaggcagtaatactggagtgggttgccatttccttctccaggggatcttcccgaccaggattgaatcccagtctcctgcaccgcaggcagattctttaccgactgagctgctgctgctgctaagtcacttcagtcgtgtccgaatctgtgcaaccccacagacggtagcccaccgggcacccccgtccctggggattttccaggcaagaaccgactgagctaccagggaataaaTAATTCCAAATCATCTGAGTATCTGTCAGTACAATTCATTCTGTATCATTTGAAATTGACTTATATTGGTACTCTTCACATTACTGTGTCTGCATAGCAAATTACCCCTACAATGTTGTGTGAAACAATCATTTATATTGCTCACAGATTCTGTTGGTCAAAAATTCATACAGAGCACAACAGAGATGACTTTCTCTGCTCCATTATGCACAGAGCCCCAACCAGAAGAGCCAAAGGCTGAGGACTGGAATCATCTgaaaacttttcactctcctattgATGTTTGATGCTGACTGGAGGCTGCAGGctggagacctcagtttgatgtAATGTAGACCATGTTGTCTCttagtatggactggtttgaGGCTTCCTCACAACCTGATGGCTGGGTTCCAAGGGCGAGTATGCCGAGAAAGAGAGAGACCAAGACCGAGACCGAGCCAGGTAAAAAGCATATACTTTTTATGACTGAGCCTTAGAAGTTATACAGTGTCAGTTGTACTGTATTCTATCTGTCCAAGTTCCAGAGGAGGGGAAATAGACTCTACCTCTTGACTGAGGAGAGGCAAAGTTCTTAAAGAGCATGTGGGCATTTTGGGAAATTACAAGTTGCCACAAGTGCTTATGTGGAAAGACCTCCTAAGTTCCTTAAGGGTAAATAAATGAGATGAGTAATAAGTACACTGTGATCCCAtttatgggtttaaaaaaaatgtgatacaAAACCATATTTCCAAATGTAAACACACAATGTTTAAAGATATGTATTCTCAAACTACATAGTTTCTAAGTATAACCTGGGTGTTCAGCCAAAGAAACAATGATCCATTCAAGTCATGCAGGAATAACTGGCCAAAATGGTCTCACCATTTCCCCAAGACAGGTTGAAGTGTCATTTTGCTGAGAAAACTCTCTTATTAACTGTGGAATATAAGCTTGTCCTTAAATAGATGTGATTCCATTGTCCTGAATGAGTGGCCACAAGTGTTCAAATTCTTTCTACCTTGTAAGTTGTCATTCAGTTttctcatactgctgctgctaagtcacttcagtcgtgtctgactctgtgcgaccccagagacggcagcccaccaggttcccccgtccctgggattctccaggcaagaacactggagtgggttgccatttccttctccaatgcatgaaagtgaagagtgaaagtgaagtcgctcagtcgtgtccgaccctcagcgaccccatggactgcagcctaccaggctcctccgtccatgggattctccaggcaagagtactggagtggggtgccattgccttctccgtttctcaTACTAGAGGGCTGATTTGATGTTGTTTCtttctgaaagatattttcagaaagaTGAAATTTGTGAAGAACTCCTGAAGGTCAGGAACTGAGTCATTCATTTTGTATTCACTTATCTAACACATAAAAAGGGGTCttgttaagtttgtttttttttcattccaatcccaaagaaaggcaatgccaaagaatgctcaaactaccgcacaattgcactcatctcacatgctagtaaagtaatgctcaaaattctccaagccaggcttcagcaatttgtgaactgtgaacttcctgatgctcaagctggttttagaaaaggcagaggaaccagagatcaaattgccaacatcagctggatcatggaaaaagcaagagagttccagaaaaacatctacttctgctttattgactatgccaaagcctttgactgtgtggatcacaataaactgtggaaaattctgaaagagatgggaataccagaccacctgatctgcctcttgagaaatttgtatgcaggtcaggaagcaacagttagaactggacatggcacaacagactggttccaaataggaaaaggagttcatcaaggctgtatattgtcaccctgtttatttaacttatatgcagagtacatcatgagaaacgctggactggaagaaacacaagctggaatcaagattgccgggagaaatatcaataacctcagatatgcagatgacaccacccttatggcagaaagcgaagaggaactcaaaagcctcttgatgaaactgaaagtggagagtgaaaaagttggcttaaagctcaacattcagaaaacgaagatcatggcatccggtcccatcacttcatgggaaatagatggagaaacagtggaaacagtgtcagactttatttttctgggctccaaaatcactacagatggtgactgcagccatgaaattaaaagacgcttactccttggaaggaaagtgatgaccaacctagatagcatattcaaaagcagagacattactttgccaacaaaggtccgtctagtcaaggctatggtttttcctgtggtcatgtatggatgtgagagttggactgaagaaggctgagcgctgaagaattgatgcttttgaactgtggtgttggagaagactcttgagagtcccttggactgcaaggagatccaaccagtccattctgaaggagatcagccctaggatttctttggaaggaatgatgctgaagctgaaactccagtagtttggccacctcattcgaagagttgactcattggaaaagactctgatgctgggagggattgggggcaggaggaataggggacgacagaggatgagatggctggatggcatcactgactcgatggacgtgagtctgagtgaactccgggagttggtgatggacagggaggcctggcgtgctgtgattcatggggtcgcaaagagtcggacacgactgagtgactgatctgatcttatcttttaagttttttgaCTAAATTATGCTATTCCTTCATTCATTAGTTTAGGATatttataattacatataattagGATATTTATAATTACAA is a window encoding:
- the NAA30 gene encoding N-alpha-acetyltransferase 30, whose translation is MAEVPPGPSSLLPPPAPSASAAAEPRCPFSAGAALACCSEDEEDDEEHEGGGCGGSPAGGEAAAKGHPCLRCPQPPQEQLQLNGLINPELRHLRAAASLKSKVLSSAEAATIAATPDGGPRATATKGAGVHSGESPPHCLPSNARTALPSPAEAAAASDPAAARNGLAEGTEQEEEEDEQVRLLASSLTAGCSLRSPSGREVEPGEDRTIRYVRYESELQMPDIMRLITKDLSEPYSIYTYRYFIHNWPQLCFLAMVGEECVGAIVCKLDMHKKMFRRGYIAMLAVDSKYRRNGIGTNLVKKAIYAMVEGDCDEVVLETEITNKSALKLYENLGFVRDKRLFRYYLNGVDALRLKLWLR